The following proteins come from a genomic window of Chlamydiales bacterium:
- a CDS encoding YbaB/EbfC family nucleoid-associated protein, with translation MGSGYAKKKKEAKILHKKFEEMQEKLKDEKVEGSAGNGLVSITLNGEHEMINIKIKPKCVDPEDTEGLEDLIRSAYNEANMKLKKSSAAEVGLHGFNF, from the coding sequence ATGGGTAGTGGATATGCCAAAAAAAAGAAAGAAGCTAAAATATTGCATAAAAAATTTGAGGAAATGCAAGAAAAACTCAAAGATGAGAAAGTTGAAGGTAGTGCTGGAAATGGCCTTGTCTCTATCACATTGAATGGTGAACACGAAATGATAAATATCAAGATTAAACCAAAATGCGTTGATCCTGAAGATACTGAAGGTTTAGAAGATTTGATTCGTTCTGCCTATAACGAAGCGAATATGAAATTAAAAAAGAGTTCTGCGGCAGAGGTTGGATTACACGGGTTTAATTTTTGA
- the ptsP gene encoding phosphoenolpyruvate--protein phosphotransferase, with translation MDNKKEIYLRGYPICAGIAIGRPFYFATVEENIPEFSIPDDQIDNEVDRYYSALKSSRNDLIFLQKRLLKEGGSEAAAILGSHLEITRDPFMTVGIEEAIRQKGKNIEYIFKTAIGEYEEQFRKISNVVFRERLKDFQDISRRIIGHLRNHERYKLSRLNYKSIVFAHELSPSNTAEANTEVIEAFVTRSGAETAHVAIMARARGIPFVSNVDFPDFSISVPPQVIVNGGSGEVVINPKKETVAFYQQEKKKLKIHINDLKDSIQLQAQTTDGYKIYLSANIEMFNEVDRLDEYGGEGVGLFRSEYLFLAGEVFPSEEEQFLIYRRIVEKVGGYRSVIRTFDIGGDKLGNFHMSRYENNPYLGCRAIRLMLKERNVFKTQIRAILRASAFGEVSILFPMISGVVELREAKEIVREAQEELLREKIPFAHNIPIGCMIEVPSAAITCDLLAKECDFLSIGTNDLIQYSLAVDRDNPMMSYLYTPTHPSILRLIKLVVEEGNREKKPISICGEMAADPRYIPLLLGLGVHDFSVSSRSIPMIKNIIRHLSIIDARAITEKALLLSTSMEVEEFLEEAYTKFQSKIKPV, from the coding sequence ATGGATAATAAAAAAGAGATATACCTTCGAGGTTATCCAATCTGTGCTGGGATTGCCATCGGAAGGCCCTTCTACTTTGCGACTGTTGAAGAAAATATTCCTGAGTTTTCTATTCCAGATGACCAAATTGATAATGAAGTGGATCGTTATTACAGTGCATTAAAAAGTTCTCGTAATGATCTCATTTTTCTCCAAAAACGTTTACTTAAGGAAGGAGGTAGTGAAGCCGCTGCAATTTTAGGTTCTCACCTTGAAATTACAAGAGATCCTTTTATGACAGTTGGCATTGAAGAGGCAATTCGTCAAAAAGGAAAGAATATTGAATATATATTTAAAACAGCAATTGGTGAATATGAAGAGCAATTTCGCAAAATTTCCAATGTCGTTTTTCGTGAACGACTAAAAGATTTTCAAGATATTTCTCGTCGAATTATTGGTCATTTACGGAATCATGAACGTTATAAACTTTCTAGATTAAATTACAAATCGATTGTATTTGCCCATGAGCTCTCTCCTTCAAATACAGCTGAAGCAAATACAGAAGTAATAGAAGCCTTTGTCACTCGAAGTGGAGCAGAAACTGCGCATGTTGCGATTATGGCGCGTGCAAGAGGGATTCCTTTTGTTTCTAATGTGGATTTCCCTGATTTTTCTATTTCAGTTCCTCCTCAAGTCATTGTGAATGGAGGCTCAGGAGAAGTCGTAATTAATCCCAAGAAAGAGACAGTGGCTTTCTATCAACAAGAGAAAAAGAAGTTAAAAATTCATATTAATGATCTTAAAGACTCTATTCAACTTCAAGCTCAGACTACAGATGGATACAAGATATATTTGTCAGCGAATATTGAAATGTTTAATGAAGTAGATCGCCTTGATGAGTATGGGGGAGAGGGAGTGGGACTATTTCGTTCGGAGTATCTCTTTTTGGCTGGTGAAGTCTTTCCTTCTGAAGAAGAACAATTTCTAATTTATCGAAGAATTGTTGAAAAAGTAGGGGGGTATCGTTCAGTCATTCGTACATTTGATATTGGTGGGGATAAATTGGGAAACTTTCATATGAGTCGTTATGAGAACAATCCTTATTTAGGCTGTCGTGCAATTCGATTGATGTTAAAGGAACGGAATGTCTTTAAAACTCAAATTAGAGCAATCTTAAGAGCAAGTGCTTTTGGTGAGGTGAGTATTTTATTTCCTATGATTTCAGGTGTGGTGGAGTTACGTGAAGCAAAAGAAATTGTTAGAGAAGCACAAGAAGAATTGCTCAGGGAGAAAATCCCATTTGCACATAATATTCCGATTGGATGCATGATAGAAGTCCCTTCTGCAGCAATTACCTGTGATCTTTTAGCTAAAGAATGCGATTTCCTATCGATTGGGACAAATGATCTTATTCAGTATTCTTTGGCTGTTGATCGTGATAATCCTATGATGAGCTACCTTTATACTCCAACACATCCTAGTATTTTGCGTTTGATTAAACTTGTCGTTGAAGAAGGGAATCGCGAGAAAAAACCTATTTCTATCTGTGGTGAAATGGCAGCTGATCCACGTTATATCCCTTTGTTACTCGGCCTTGGTGTGCACGATTTTTCAGTCTCTTCTCGTTCAATTCCTATGATCAAAAATATTATTCGTCATCTCTCAATAATTGATGCACGCGCAATTACTGAAAAAGCACTTTTACTCTCTACATCGATGGAGGTAGAAGAGTTTTTAGAAGAGGCTTATACCAAATTCCAATCAAAAATTAAACCCGTGTAA
- a CDS encoding HPr family phosphocarrier protein yields MSEETVKKKIRITNQLGLHTRPAALIVKLLQDSKSEVTFTHKKRTIDARSILNVLMLAAQKNSMITITVKGIDAQKTMDRLIESFENQFGERVING; encoded by the coding sequence ATGAGTGAAGAAACAGTAAAAAAAAAGATACGTATTACTAATCAACTTGGATTACATACTCGTCCAGCCGCACTGATTGTAAAGTTGTTACAAGATTCTAAAAGCGAAGTGACGTTTACTCATAAAAAAAGAACGATTGATGCACGAAGTATTTTAAATGTTTTAATGCTTGCAGCACAAAAAAACTCCATGATTACAATTACTGTCAAAGGGATTGATGCTCAGAAAACAATGGATCGTCTGATCGAGAGTTTTGAAAATCAGTTTGGAGAGAGGGTAATTAATGGATAA
- the hprK gene encoding HPr(Ser) kinase/phosphatase, translated as MYLVKDLYQECGETLKLKLIHGRKGLNRKIYLPEVQNPGLSLVGYLEEDIKKRILVFGKVEFDYLNHLGSFVRISRLKNLLIDKTPALIISSDYPPMKDLYRLCDAQQIPLFQTPLSTVELITKLTFLLTDRFMPSISCHGSFMEIFGFGVLIQGDPSIGKSDAALDLIERGHCLIADDLVKIRLREEKLEGYGLEPSRHHMEIRGIGIINIAQLYGAISIKEKKELDLIIKLEIWNQEHMYDRVGIEENTVTILGMKVVYHLLPVTPRRNIPLLIEAIILNHRLKKMGYHSGKEYNAKLISMIFQKEKVSV; from the coding sequence ATGTATTTAGTCAAAGATTTATATCAGGAATGTGGTGAGACTTTGAAACTCAAACTCATTCATGGACGGAAGGGATTGAATAGAAAGATCTATTTGCCTGAAGTTCAAAATCCAGGATTAAGTTTAGTTGGATATTTAGAAGAAGATATAAAAAAAAGAATCCTTGTTTTTGGAAAAGTAGAGTTTGATTATCTAAATCATTTAGGGAGTTTTGTTCGGATATCTCGATTAAAGAATCTTCTAATAGATAAAACACCTGCTCTTATTATTTCTTCCGATTATCCTCCAATGAAAGACTTGTATAGACTGTGCGATGCACAGCAGATTCCTCTTTTTCAAACCCCCCTGTCAACAGTAGAGCTCATAACTAAGCTGACCTTTCTTTTGACAGACCGATTCATGCCTTCGATTTCTTGTCATGGCTCTTTTATGGAGATTTTTGGATTTGGAGTACTTATTCAAGGAGATCCTTCTATAGGCAAGAGTGATGCTGCTCTTGATTTGATTGAAAGAGGACATTGTCTTATTGCAGATGATCTAGTTAAAATTCGGTTGCGTGAGGAAAAACTAGAAGGTTATGGATTAGAGCCTTCTCGTCATCATATGGAGATTAGAGGGATTGGGATTATTAATATTGCTCAACTTTACGGTGCTATAAGTATAAAAGAAAAAAAAGAACTTGATCTAATCATAAAACTAGAAATATGGAATCAGGAGCATATGTATGATCGTGTTGGAATTGAAGAAAACACTGTGACTATTTTAGGTATGAAAGTTGTTTATCACCTTCTTCCTGTGACTCCTAGACGTAATATTCCCCTTCTGATTGAAGCAATTATTCTAAATCACCGCTTAAAAAAGATGGGATATCATTCTGGAAAGGAATACAATGCAAAATTAATTTCAATGATATTTCAGAAAGAGAAAGTCAGCGTATGA
- a CDS encoding ComEC/Rec2 family competence protein gives MKQVWIRYPALFYGLTLFLGTLFALASPLAILPLFLLMNKENVFKGALIFLIPMVYLYHVYIFPPSDTVVSGKFYIQSIQESRSITKGWNYRGLLKTPTGSLACLIHSKTRYLANQIYQIHGKAYSESGYFYLIKEAEWMALYKTCSLVEMRYQAKKWVRSYIKRHIKNRRSAQFLTGMITGSLEDPMLIQEFSHLGLSHIMAISGFHFALLTLFIHLLLHLFLPPKGEACLLIFILTIYLLFIGESPSIQRAWIVTLLFLIGQIFERSSQPLNSLGVALFIVIFLNPLSAITLSFQLSFLATAGILVLYQPLNQLLQLWIPKISLKEALAHRLIWQHFYFLAALIREALTLTLSVHLALLPLLLYHFHTFSLNSLIYNLFFPFCASLALFLFIISILTGGLLHPLNNWYCGWLLKLTESPPILFKTFFLEKISPELCTIYMSVLFSLAIYWTYRPQKKTEM, from the coding sequence ATGAAACAAGTTTGGATTCGATACCCCGCGCTCTTTTATGGGCTCACACTGTTTCTTGGGACCTTGTTTGCCCTTGCTTCTCCTCTAGCCATTCTTCCCCTCTTTCTTTTAATGAATAAAGAGAATGTTTTCAAAGGGGCTCTTATTTTTCTTATTCCAATGGTTTATCTTTATCATGTGTATATCTTTCCCCCTTCCGATACGGTTGTCTCTGGGAAATTTTATATACAGTCAATTCAAGAAAGCAGAAGTATCACAAAAGGATGGAACTACCGGGGTCTGCTTAAAACTCCTACAGGATCTCTTGCTTGTTTAATACATAGTAAAACTCGCTATCTTGCTAATCAGATTTACCAGATCCATGGAAAAGCTTATTCCGAAAGTGGGTATTTTTATTTGATCAAGGAAGCTGAATGGATGGCACTTTATAAGACCTGCTCACTTGTTGAGATGCGTTATCAAGCAAAAAAATGGGTCAGAAGCTATATCAAGAGACATATCAAAAATAGACGCTCTGCTCAATTTTTAACTGGGATGATCACAGGTTCCCTTGAAGATCCCATGCTAATCCAGGAATTTAGTCATCTTGGCCTATCTCATATCATGGCAATTTCAGGATTTCACTTCGCTTTACTCACTCTCTTTATCCATTTATTGCTCCACCTATTTTTGCCTCCAAAAGGAGAAGCTTGTCTCTTAATTTTCATCTTAACGATCTATCTGCTCTTCATTGGAGAAAGTCCTTCTATCCAAAGAGCCTGGATCGTGACTCTGCTCTTTCTTATAGGGCAAATTTTTGAACGATCCTCACAACCCCTGAATTCTCTAGGAGTCGCTCTTTTTATTGTGATCTTTCTTAATCCCCTTTCAGCTATCACTCTAAGCTTTCAACTCAGCTTCCTAGCCACAGCAGGCATTTTAGTTCTCTATCAACCTCTTAATCAACTTCTACAACTTTGGATTCCGAAAATTTCTTTAAAAGAAGCCCTAGCCCATAGACTGATTTGGCAACATTTTTATTTTTTAGCAGCACTGATTCGAGAAGCTCTTACTCTCACACTTTCTGTACATCTTGCCCTTCTTCCTCTATTGCTTTATCACTTCCATACTTTTTCTCTCAACAGCCTCATCTATAATCTCTTTTTTCCTTTTTGTGCGAGCCTTGCTCTTTTTCTTTTTATCATCAGTATTCTTACAGGTGGTCTTCTCCATCCCCTTAACAACTGGTATTGTGGATGGTTACTAAAACTTACAGAATCTCCTCCTATTCTTTTTAAAACTTTTTTCTTAGAAAAAATCTCTCCTGAATTATGCACAATTTACATGAGTGTACTATTCAGTCTTGCCATCTATTGGACCTATCGTCCACAAAAAAAAACAGAGATGTAG
- a CDS encoding NUDIX hydrolase codes for MYQYKNPKELFHGKRVDFLSIEVEDPQGKTICQEIISHPGAVVILPLLDKERIILIQNRREAVQEVLWELPAGTLEKQEDPLMCAARELEEETGYRAGEITHLFNCYSTPGFCNEKLYIYRATDLTQRIQKLDAMEEIKVVVIKLMKALEMIKAGTIRDSKTIATLLYFVSFIKEPYPH; via the coding sequence ATGTACCAATATAAAAATCCTAAAGAACTTTTTCATGGTAAAAGAGTCGATTTTCTTTCCATTGAAGTAGAAGATCCGCAAGGTAAAACTATCTGTCAAGAAATTATCTCTCATCCTGGAGCAGTAGTGATTTTACCTTTGCTTGATAAAGAGAGGATTATTCTCATTCAAAATAGGCGTGAGGCTGTTCAAGAAGTTTTATGGGAGCTTCCTGCTGGAACGCTTGAAAAGCAAGAAGATCCTCTAATGTGTGCAGCTCGTGAACTTGAAGAAGAAACAGGATATCGAGCTGGAGAGATCACACACCTGTTTAATTGCTACTCAACTCCTGGTTTTTGTAATGAAAAACTTTATATTTACCGAGCAACAGATCTAACTCAACGCATCCAGAAACTTGATGCGATGGAAGAGATCAAGGTCGTAGTGATTAAGTTAATGAAGGCCTTGGAAATGATCAAAGCTGGAACTATTCGGGATAGTAAGACGATTGCAACGCTTCTCTATTTCGTCTCTTTTATCAAAGAACCATATCCCCATTAA
- a CDS encoding thiamine pyrophosphate-dependent enzyme produces the protein MDAFKTVKKRLNVLKLIYISRFADKKMAILAKQNKGGTFQLSSAGHELVGVICGQMLESGRDWSLPYYRDQGFVIGLGCDLTELFGAFLGRETKNHSGGRMMPNHYSHKALRIICQSSVVGSQFLHGVGRGWANKRLKNQDIVYVSAGDGATSEGDFHEALNFASIHLLSVIFVIQDNGWAISVPSKEQTAGGTIASMARGYKGLEVYEIDGTDYEETTEAMAGAIRRGRAGQGPTLLVAHVPRLAPHSNSDDPQKYQTKEMIENENQRDPMHRLEDWLMQQNKAYASDISQLQKEALEEVEQAALRAHSIAFPKKGSSRSHIFVPFAPPPCRGEGEGEKIVMMDGLNHALSEEMAYDQNVVVFGQDVAHGKGGVFGVTRGLTDQYGDSRCFNTPLAESTIIGMAIGMGVDGLHKPVAEIQFADYLWTGINQLFNEASSLYYRSNGEWQVPIVVRMPYGGYIQGGPYHSQSIEGFLTHCPGLKVVIPSNAADAKGLLKTAIRDPNPVIFLEHKGLYRQQKFCARLEPPKDYLLPFGQANIVQIGLDITVVCWGMMVVMAWEIGEKLAKEGISIEVIDLRTLVPLDHQTILASVKKTGKLLIAHEAPRNCGFGAEISAQVAEQALEYLDGPIHRVCGFDSVVPYSKSLENEVLPQSIDLENAIRKLARY, from the coding sequence AAAAGAGATTGAATGTTTTAAAGCTTATCTATATTTCTCGTTTTGCTGATAAAAAAATGGCCATTCTTGCGAAGCAAAACAAGGGTGGAACTTTTCAACTTTCTTCAGCAGGCCATGAACTCGTTGGCGTGATTTGTGGACAAATGCTTGAATCAGGACGCGATTGGTCTCTTCCCTATTACCGAGATCAAGGCTTTGTCATTGGATTAGGATGTGATCTTACAGAACTCTTTGGTGCATTTTTAGGACGTGAGACTAAAAACCATTCTGGAGGGCGTATGATGCCCAACCATTATTCTCATAAAGCATTAAGAATTATTTGTCAGTCCAGTGTAGTTGGCTCTCAGTTTTTACATGGAGTGGGTCGTGGTTGGGCGAATAAACGTCTAAAAAATCAAGATATCGTCTATGTTTCAGCAGGGGATGGTGCCACTTCGGAGGGAGATTTTCATGAAGCCCTCAATTTTGCCTCTATCCATTTGCTTTCAGTAATTTTTGTCATTCAAGATAATGGGTGGGCAATTTCTGTGCCATCTAAAGAACAGACTGCAGGTGGGACAATTGCCTCGATGGCCCGTGGTTATAAAGGACTTGAAGTCTATGAGATTGACGGGACAGATTATGAAGAAACGACTGAGGCAATGGCAGGAGCTATCAGAAGAGGGAGAGCTGGTCAAGGACCTACTCTTCTTGTTGCTCATGTGCCTCGTCTTGCTCCTCATAGCAATAGTGATGACCCACAGAAATATCAAACCAAAGAGATGATCGAGAACGAGAATCAACGTGATCCAATGCATCGACTTGAAGATTGGTTAATGCAACAAAACAAGGCTTATGCATCTGATATCAGCCAGTTGCAAAAAGAAGCACTAGAAGAAGTTGAGCAAGCGGCTCTTAGAGCTCATTCCATAGCTTTTCCTAAAAAAGGCAGTAGTCGGTCTCATATTTTTGTTCCTTTTGCTCCTCCTCCTTGTAGAGGAGAAGGAGAAGGAGAAAAAATTGTGATGATGGATGGATTAAATCATGCCTTAAGTGAAGAAATGGCTTATGACCAAAATGTGGTTGTTTTTGGTCAAGATGTTGCTCATGGGAAAGGTGGAGTGTTTGGTGTGACTCGAGGTTTGACTGATCAGTACGGGGATTCTCGTTGTTTTAATACTCCTCTTGCTGAATCGACGATTATTGGGATGGCGATTGGGATGGGGGTCGATGGTTTGCACAAACCCGTTGCTGAGATACAGTTTGCAGATTACCTCTGGACAGGAATTAATCAACTTTTTAATGAAGCTTCTAGTTTGTATTACCGTTCAAATGGAGAGTGGCAGGTCCCTATTGTGGTGCGTATGCCTTACGGCGGATATATTCAAGGAGGTCCTTATCATTCTCAAAGTATTGAGGGATTTTTAACTCATTGTCCAGGTCTTAAAGTGGTCATTCCAAGTAACGCAGCTGATGCAAAAGGCTTACTTAAAACAGCAATTCGAGATCCGAATCCAGTGATTTTTCTCGAGCATAAAGGACTCTATCGTCAACAAAAATTTTGTGCACGTCTAGAGCCTCCAAAAGATTATCTTCTTCCATTTGGTCAAGCCAATATTGTTCAAATTGGATTAGATATCACGGTAGTTTGTTGGGGGATGATGGTAGTAATGGCTTGGGAGATTGGAGAAAAACTGGCTAAAGAGGGGATTTCTATTGAAGTCATTGACCTACGTACCCTAGTTCCCCTTGATCATCAGACCATCCTTGCCTCTGTCAAAAAAACAGGCAAACTTTTAATTGCTCATGAGGCTCCTCGTAATTGTGGTTTTGGAGCTGAAATCTCTGCTCAGGTGGCTGAGCAGGCTCTTGAGTATTTAGATGGTCCTATTCATCGTGTATGTGGATTTGATAGTGTTGTGCCTTATAGTAAATCTCTTGAAAATGAAGTTCTTCCTCAATCTATTGACCTTGAAAATGCCATTCGTAAGCTAGCTCGGTATTGA